GAGTTAAAGGCGTCAATGACGACTAGGAACGGAATTTTATATTCTCCGTCAACATTCTTAGCTTTTAGCATGTTCTGTATCTTGGCAACATTCATCGCCGAATTCCAACTCATATTTGCCATAAATAACATCAAGGTGTCTATCGTATAAGGGTCGCCGTTTACCGCGTTAGTTATCACACTATGCATCAAACCGTGATTGGCTAATGGTGCTTCCCACGAATACGCTTTGTCTATACGCAGAGGCTGACCTTTCTCATCAATAACTAAATCCTCTGGACATGTAGGAAAGCCTAGTGGAGGCGCCGACAAAGGTTTCTCGGCAACACTTCGTTGGGCGGGTTTTAATGGTGGCGGAATATGTTTGGGATAAGGGGGCTTGGCACGATGCGCACCAGGGCAATCAACGGCACCAAGCAAAATTTGCAATAAATGAATCGCCCTACAGGTTTGAAAACCGTTTGAATGTGCTGATATGCCACGCATTGCATGCATAGACACTGGTCGCCCGATAAAACGATCATGATGCCGGCCGGCACTATCAACCCACTGGCAAGGTATTTCTATGGTTTCTTCAAAGGCTATATGTGCCATCTCAAGGGCTAGACGTTCTATCGTATCAGGCTTAACACCACACACGGCAGATGCTTGGCGGGGGGCGTATTTTTCGTCCAGATATCGCTCTGAAAGAGCTGTGAATACGGTTTTTAATTTAATGTTGTCTTTGCCTTGATAGTCACCGAATAACGCAGGTTGTGTGCCGCTAATTGCAGCCGATGTAAGGGTCCCATGCTTCAAATCCCATATATAGGGTTTGCCTTCTCTATCGCGGTATATCAAACCATCGTCACAACCACCCGGATTGTTAATCAGTAAATAGGGCGCATTGGTATAACGGGCCAGAAATTCCCAATCAAATAGTTTGTTCTTTAACAACACATGCACCATAGATAAGGCAAGCATCGCATCACTACCTGGGATGATTGCAATCCATTCGTCGGCAATCGCCTGATAGCCTGTACGCACTGGGTTGATAGCGACGAATTTACTACCTTGCCTCTTGAGTTTTTCTAAACCGATTTTAATAGGGTTAGAGGAATGATCTTCGGCAACCCCCCAAAGCATAAAATATTTAGTCCGCTGCCAATCGGGCTCACCGAATTCCCAAAATGAATAACCCATTGTATAAAGACCGCCGGCTGCCATGTTAACCGAACAAAAACCACCGTGAGCTGCCCAGTTGACAGTGCCGAATTGTTGTGCCCATAATCCCGTTAATGCTTGCATCTGATCTCGCCCAGTGAAATAAGCAAGCTTTTTGGGGTCAGTCTTCCTAATTTTATCTAGTCGCTCAACCAGTATGTCCAATGCCTGTTGCCAGGAGATCTCTTCAAATTCACTATCACCACGCTCGGCATTTGATTTGCGTAACATAGGTTTCTTTAGCTTGGCAGGAGAGTACTGTTTCATAATACCCGCGTTACCTTTTGCGCATAATACACCGCGGTTGACCGGATGATCTTGGGTGCCTTGGATGAAACGAATTTTATTGTTTTCCAGTGTTACCTTGATACCGCAACGGCAGGCACACATGTAGCAGGTAGTATGCTTTATTTCTTGCTCGGCGTGATTTTCAAAATAAGGTAGGGTGCCGTCGGCATTATTTTCTGTAGCTACTTTAGTAGGCAAAGATTTTCTCCCGTTGAATAATTATCTAAAGCAATGGATTTTACCATTAGCAGTAATGAAAGCAAAACCGCCCTCTGTGCTTTGGTTTAACAACTGCCGTCTGTACTTACAATTTTGTCCCCAAAACGATGCCTTTGCGGCGCATATCCAGTAAAATCTGTGGAGCATTTTCTAGCGCAGCGTCTATATTAGCCGGGCAGTATTGTTCAGCAACAGCAACAACGGCAGCGTAGCCGCTGCTGTCAGGGTGTTCGGATAGGTAATCTAATAAAATCACAGTGATAGCATTGAGCAATATATAGCGCACCTTATCATTGGCGTCTCTGCAAATTACAATCCAATAGATCTCGTTAGTTTTTTCAGTCGGCCGGAAGTTGCGGTTGATGCGATGTACCGGCCATTGATAGCCGTGCCACTGTGCCACTGGCGATAATACTGGTTGCCCTTCTATCAAGTCACCATCAGCGTCTATTGCTGATCTATCGCTGTCGTCTTCTGCGATAGATACTACGAGCTCTGCATATTCGTAATGCGCTAATTCGTATAAGAAAGGAGGGTCGCAACGACGCGGAGTATGCTCTTTTTCTAGATATGCGACGAATTCTTCAGCGATATCAGTGAAATATGGTGAGTGGCATTGATGGTGAGAATAAAAAGAGCGCGCCAATGCACTCCAGTCGCCGGCTTCGTAGAGGCTTTTCAATACCGGAAATCCGCGCGATATAAACCCCAGCATGTTCTTGAAAAACAGCTGTCTATAGATATCAAGACGACGATCCTCCAAACCTAGCGGCGGTGCATGATGTTGTGGGTCGCGCAAGTGATCGGCGAGTTGGCGTTGCACTTGTTGAAAGTCAAGTGCAGGATTGTGCTTACCCATTCAAGGGGTGCTCAATTGATTCAAGGTCTTTCTGCATGGTGCGAATGCGGGCAACTTCGGCAAGTAAGTTGTCAAAGTTGGGGAAATTGAAGTCGCGCTCCAAAAGTGTAGGGACAGTACCGAATAGCTTGTATGCTTTGCTCAGCAGAGCCCACACTGGTTCTATAATGTCGGCACCGTGAGTGTCGACGATGAGGTCGTCAGCTTCGTTATAGTGTCCGGCGATGTGGCAGTATGCCACTCGCTCGGCGGGCAGTTCTTTGAGGTATTGCTCAGGATCAAATTTGAAATTAACCGAATTAACATAGACATTATTGACATCCAATAATAACCGGCAGTCAGATTTTTCCAGCACTTGATTGATAAAATCGGTCTCACGCATTACTTGTGCCGGTGCTATATACGCGGAGATATTTTCTATCGCAATGCGTTGGCCTAGAAAATCTTGTACTTGGCATATACGATCGGCAACATAATCGGCGGCATCTGGCGTAAACGGGATAGGCATCAGGTCGTAGAGATGACCTTCGTCTGAGCAATAACTCAAGTGTTCGCTGTAGTAGCACACTGAATACTGCTCTAAGAAGTCTTTGACTTGTTTGAGAAACTTCTTATCAAGCGCCGCCGGACTTCCGAGCGATAGCGATAACCCGTGGCAAAAAATAGGATAGCGGTCGCTTAATTGTTCAAACTCAGCTTTGAGCCTCCCGCCTATGCCTATCCAGTTCTCCGGTGCAATTTCAAGAAAATCTATCGCTTCGGCACGGCT
The genomic region above belongs to Chromatiales bacterium and contains:
- a CDS encoding molybdopterin oxidoreductase family protein, translating into MCACRCGIKVTLENNKIRFIQGTQDHPVNRGVLCAKGNAGIMKQYSPAKLKKPMLRKSNAERGDSEFEEISWQQALDILVERLDKIRKTDPKKLAYFTGRDQMQALTGLWAQQFGTVNWAAHGGFCSVNMAAGGLYTMGYSFWEFGEPDWQRTKYFMLWGVAEDHSSNPIKIGLEKLKRQGSKFVAINPVRTGYQAIADEWIAIIPGSDAMLALSMVHVLLKNKLFDWEFLARYTNAPYLLINNPGGCDDGLIYRDREGKPYIWDLKHGTLTSAAISGTQPALFGDYQGKDNIKLKTVFTALSERYLDEKYAPRQASAVCGVKPDTIERLALEMAHIAFEETIEIPCQWVDSAGRHHDRFIGRPVSMHAMRGISAHSNGFQTCRAIHLLQILLGAVDCPGAHRAKPPYPKHIPPPLKPAQRSVAEKPLSAPPLGFPTCPEDLVIDEKGQPLRIDKAYSWEAPLANHGLMHSVITNAVNGDPYTIDTLMLFMANMSWNSAMNVAKIQNMLKAKNVDGEYKIPFLVVIDAFNSEIVQYADLVLPDTTYLERYDTISLLDRPISDPDAICDSIRAPVLELDRDVRPWQEVMVELATRLKFPAFINEDGTAKYVDYKDFIVNFEKAPGIGFLAGWRGSDGSKHLRGEPNPKQWESYIENKCFLHYELPEHMRFYRFANKDYLEFAKEAGFNGSAEPIVIELYSETLQKFRLAAMGSYEGPQPPQQNDRERIKMFCDPLPFHYTPLEQTPKVYNQKDYPFYAITQRPMMMYHSWDSQNPWLRQIIAKNFLYMNRKRAEKMGIKDLSWVWIESRNSKMRVQVKLMEGVQEDTVWTWNAIGKAQGTWGLSKNANEANEGFLLNHLIDELLPHDLYNRSVANADPITGQAAWYDLRVKIYPANGDVAGIQPIFETRVESGKHSLDKLLRYQSHKAVHLTRTFKDIITRGFK
- a CDS encoding putative DNA-binding domain-containing protein — its product is MGKHNPALDFQQVQRQLADHLRDPQHHAPPLGLEDRRLDIYRQLFFKNMLGFISRGFPVLKSLYEAGDWSALARSFYSHHQCHSPYFTDIAEEFVAYLEKEHTPRRCDPPFLYELAHYEYAELVVSIAEDDSDRSAIDADGDLIEGQPVLSPVAQWHGYQWPVHRINRNFRPTEKTNEIYWIVICRDANDKVRYILLNAITVILLDYLSEHPDSSGYAAVVAVAEQYCPANIDAALENAPQILLDMRRKGIVLGTKL
- a CDS encoding DUF692 domain-containing protein, translated to MVQSVDSITGAGLGLRRDIIQAVKNSRAEAIDFLEIAPENWIGIGGRLKAEFEQLSDRYPIFCHGLSLSLGSPAALDKKFLKQVKDFLEQYSVCYYSEHLSYCSDEGHLYDLMPIPFTPDAADYVADRICQVQDFLGQRIAIENISAYIAPAQVMRETDFINQVLEKSDCRLLLDVNNVYVNSVNFKFDPEQYLKELPAERVAYCHIAGHYNEADDLIVDTHGADIIEPVWALLSKAYKLFGTVPTLLERDFNFPNFDNLLAEVARIRTMQKDLESIEHPLNG